From Perognathus longimembris pacificus isolate PPM17 chromosome 4, ASM2315922v1, whole genome shotgun sequence, one genomic window encodes:
- the Ctla4 gene encoding cytotoxic T-lymphocyte protein 4 isoform X1, with amino-acid sequence MACLGVRRHRDWLNLVFRNWLYTALFSLLFVPILSKAMHVVQPEVVLASIQGVASFLCEYSSLHNASEVRVTVLRQTNSQMTEVCATTYTVENELAFLDPTCSGTSSGNKLNLTIQGLRATDMGLYICKVELMYPPPYYVGMGNGTQIYVIDPEPCPDPDFLLWILAAVSSGLFFYSFLITAVSLSKMLKKRSPLTTGVYVKMPPTEPECEKQFQPYFIPIN; translated from the exons ATGGCTTGCCTTGGAGTTCGGAGGCACAGGGATTGGCTGAATTTGGTGTTCAGGAACTGGCTCTACACTGCCCTGTTTTCACTTCTGTTCGTCCCTATTCTCTCTAAAG CCATGCATGTGGTccagccggaagtggtactggcTAGCATCCAAGGTGTCGCCAGCTTTTTGTGTGAGTACTCATCTCTACACAATGCCTCTGAGGTCCGGGTGACAGTGCTGAGACAGACCAACAGCCAGATGACTGAGGTCTGTGCCACAACGTACACAGTGGAAAATGAGTTGGCCTTCCTAGACCCCACCTGCTCGGGGACGTCCAGTGGAAATAAACTGAACCTCACCATCCAAGGTTTGAGGGCCACAGACATGGGACTCTACATCTGCAAGGTGGAGCTCATGTACCCACCACCATACTATGTGGGCATGGGCAACGGAACCCAGATTTATGTCATTG ATCCAGAGCCATGTCCAGATCCTGATTTCCTCCTTTGGATCCTGGCAGCAGTTAGTTCCGGGTTGTTTTTTTATAGCTTCCTAATCACAGCTGTTTCTTTGAGCAAAATG TTAAAGAAAAGAAGCCCTCTTACAACAGGAGTCTATGTGAAAATGCCCCCCACAGAGCCAGAGTGTGAAAAGCAATTTCAGCCTTATTTTATTCCCATCAACTGA
- the Ctla4 gene encoding cytotoxic T-lymphocyte protein 4 isoform X2, with product MACLGVRRHRDWLNLVFRNWLYTALFSLLFVPILSKAMHVVQPEVVLASIQGVASFLCEYSSLHNASEVRVTVLRQTNSQMTEVCATTYTVENELAFLDPTCSGTSSGNKLNLTIQGLRATDMGLYICKVELMYPPPYYVGMGNGTQIYVIVKEKKPSYNRSLCENAPHRARV from the exons ATGGCTTGCCTTGGAGTTCGGAGGCACAGGGATTGGCTGAATTTGGTGTTCAGGAACTGGCTCTACACTGCCCTGTTTTCACTTCTGTTCGTCCCTATTCTCTCTAAAG CCATGCATGTGGTccagccggaagtggtactggcTAGCATCCAAGGTGTCGCCAGCTTTTTGTGTGAGTACTCATCTCTACACAATGCCTCTGAGGTCCGGGTGACAGTGCTGAGACAGACCAACAGCCAGATGACTGAGGTCTGTGCCACAACGTACACAGTGGAAAATGAGTTGGCCTTCCTAGACCCCACCTGCTCGGGGACGTCCAGTGGAAATAAACTGAACCTCACCATCCAAGGTTTGAGGGCCACAGACATGGGACTCTACATCTGCAAGGTGGAGCTCATGTACCCACCACCATACTATGTGGGCATGGGCAACGGAACCCAGATTTATGTCATTG TTAAAGAAAAGAAGCCCTCTTACAACAGGAGTCTATGTGAAAATGCCCCCCACAGAGCCAGAGTGTGA